ctgctgtgggcagccgggGGGGGCACTGACCTGCGCCCGGGCAGCGCGCACATCTCGGCGTAGTACTTGATCTTGGGCTCGGTGCCGCTCGTGCGCAGCGTGGCCACGCAGCCGTTCTGGAAGGTGAACGTGATCATCTGGCTGCTCTTGCTCACTGGCAGCAcctgcaaaacaacagcagccCCTTACTGCCACTGCAGGCCCAGCCCCTGGaagctgaggggctgcaggagcaccagGCTCAGTGAGTCAGTAAAGTCCATCGGGTGTTGTATCAGAGGAACCACCGCATTCCCCACGCAGGCAGTGTTCTCCCCAGGAAAGGATGCTGAGCGCTCTTGACAGAGCTTTCTGCCCCTCAGCTCACAGGTACATCTGCCTCTTGGCCAGTGTATTTCCCTTGCAGTTTCTGCAGGCTCTCCTCTGCAAAAACACCGTGTAACTCACCGACTTCTTGTTCAGCTGGCTGCTGTCATAGCCAGTGGTGATGTCTCGGACGTGTAAGATGTTGTaaatcccacagcagctggggtAAGACTGAGGGCCATCAAAGTTCCGGAGTCGCTCAAATATCCTTTTGATTGTGGGAGGGTCATAGCACAGGAAATAGGAGGTCTTGGATATGTGGTACCCATACCTACAAGCAGATTAATGCTTTCAGTTGTAAGATTCGGGAGGTTTTGGCACATTTGGTGTCTTTATTCTGACAACCACAATCCTTGTTTTATTGCTGGGATCATGTCCATAGCCATTCCTTCCACCTCTGCTCTGTTACAGATCccttctggcagtgggaagccattccctgtgtcctgtcccaaatccctctccagccctcctggagcccctttaggcacaGTGCTGTAACTCATCATGcatcaaaaaaccccataacAACTTACAATGAGAAAACATCTGAGGGACACACACacttatttatataaatttatatttaaataaatattgcttAGATTATTCCCAGATCTAAAATAGTGGAGTAGAACATTCTAATGAACAACACCACTCACGTTTCATAAATGTCAACGAGTTTCTGTGCCAGGCTCAGGCTCTGGCCCTGCAGGTAAGTTGCCATTTCAGCAATGACCACAGCTGCACTCACTCCATCCTTATCCAGCACTGACGTGCCACACATGAAGCCTAAGCAGAAAAAAGTGATGGTGGAAAAATAACCTGACATTATCACTCTGATTTACTCAACTGAAGTTTTAACCTCTGATCCTGTAAAGGGAAATTGGCCAGTACATGGAAGCTGCTTTATTGCTGCATATGCAGGAGAAATCTCATTAACTTGGGGGTTACAGGGCTGGAAAGACAATACCAGAATCAGCAAGTCAGATACAATTTATTGTTCTGGGAGTTGGCAAGTCAACTTGATGAGAGCAAAATACCAATGATGCTACCAACTACTAGGACGAAAAGtactttttgtgtgttttattcCAAAACTAAGATCAGTCCTTCCTATTCACATTCCCCCGCCTCAGTTCTCAGCAATTTAAAGGGATATTAGCACTCATACCAATAGACTCTTCAAATGCAAAGAGAACTTCTTTTCCATTATCTAGGAGATTTTTTACTCTGCTTCCAATCCATTTAAAACCAGGGAGTGTTTCCTAtaacaggggagaaaaagaaaacttaaaatacaCATCTTCACTTTAGTTtcaattcaaagaaaaaagtataGCTACTGTTACTTCAaactaagaaaaacaaaaacactcaaccaaagagaaaatataatgatgTATTCTGAATTTTAGGGTCAATGGGAAGACTCCTGCAGAGTCAAAACGCTAAAGCTTAAGGatagttttctgatttttttgaagTGATTTCCTTAAATTTAAATCTAATTAATTGACAAGCAGAATAGGGACAGTAAAGCACCACCAGCCAAGTCACATCTTCAGTTTGGATGATGAATCCAAGGGAAACAGCCACTGGATAGCATTTTCCTAGGGGATACTCAACTAGGACATGAGTATCCAAACCAAGGAAAAAGTGTGTCAGGGACTGTGGTGCTCCGAGATCACATCAGATCATCTGTGGTGCTCATCAGATGAGACTAAGTTATTCAGGAGGAAAAACtacagaaatataaaagcaaCACTTTTaggtgctgggaggggagagcactgctctgaggggttttttacaTAAATCACGCAAAAGCAGTCAAAAGATGAAACAGTTTCTTAGAGAGAAGGAagttacaaataaaaaagaaggggAGCTTTTAGGGGAGGCCAAGAGGTTCTGTAAATTCCcagcttctctttctttcagtcAAATATGTCcctttcctattaaaaataaaacaaaccagtaTTTAGAGAGAGAACCAAATCCACTGCAAGGAACTGACATTCACCCTGATTAGGCTTATCTGGCCAGTCACTCAAAACAGTTTTCAGAGTTGCTTTCAATTTTAAATTCCTCATTGTTTGGCAAAAACACTTATTCTTGTCGCACATGGATTTAATTAGGACATGGATAAACAAGGCCTGGCCCTTTGGATGTTTGTGCTATGATTTTGGGCACTTGCCTCTCTTCTGGCTAACATCCGACAGAAATCTGATTTAATCTGGAGGCAGGAATGATAATAACTGTCAGTCTGCAGAGGGCAAGCCCAGTTTCTTTTTTAGCAAGTTTTTAACGAAGCTGCATTAAAGATCTGAACACAGGAGTTCCTCTGCCTGTCCCAGCCTCAAGTAAATCCAAATTTAAAACCTGCTGGCACCGGGCACCTGAAGGGCCATTGTGTAACCTCCAAATGCTCATCACAAACCCATCAACACTTGCAGTGAATACAGCATGCTGCACAAACctccctgctctcacacagaAGAATTTCTCTCTAGGGAGATAACCACACCTAAGGTATTCCTGTTACCTGGAAGTCAGGTATTAATTCATGTGCCTGTTACTGAGCTTTGCCCAAGCTGATCTCCCAGTCTGAGAACACTGAGGAGATTGAAATCGGGCTTGTCTGGGTGACAGAACATGCTCTGTGAATTGGAATCCCTCAAAACTCCCAGCCAAAAGCCTGGAAGTCCCCTGTCTGCTTTTCATTCCGTGAGGCCACCAGCGGGGCTTCGGATGGAGACGACAACACATAACCCACGCTCACCTCAAAGTGAAACCCCTCTTGAAGTGCAATTGCCCTCAGAATCTTGGAGGAGACCGTTGTTGCCAACATGTAAACATTGCTCACATCAGCATCCTGGGAGCAGTTCTTCCAGCGGGAAAACATCCACCAGCCGAACAAGGCCGCCAGCTCATTGCCCGTGAACACCTTCCAGCAGCCACTGCGGGGGAGAGGCAAGCTGAGGCTCTCCGGCTCGCCCAGGAGCAGCGCCCAGGGAGAGGCCTTCAGCAGTCACTGAACACCGGGATGTGAGCACAGCACCGACAAGCTGCTCTAGACAAAGCCACCGTACCCACAGGACTCCACAACTCTCACACCTCAAGGATTGACAAGCCCAGAGCACTGTGCCAGCCAGAAAAGACACCCCCAGGGTCTCCTCTCTGGCAGCTCTAACACAGCTCAGGCCTTTGATtacccagcagcaggagagcagtcTAGAACTGATCCATACAGAGCAGTCTATGCAATCTGTACATTGCAGTCAGGCAGGGCCTGCACAACTTGTACTTACACAACCATCAGAACTGGGGCCTGTTagtgggagaaaaataatttctgttcaaTATGAACAAGCAGGGGAAAACAAgggattaaaattaaaaatatttttaaaaccaaacgaAAAAAGCCACCCCACCAAAAGAAGCCCATGACAACTACCAAGGAAGGTTTGCCCTTGtgatgaaaatgtaaatgaaaacacagtgaaCAACAAGATTTTACTGTCTTTAGTAACCACTCAGTTTTCAGCTGAGCTTTATTTACTATCACACCAGTAAGTATTTAATCTACTCTTTGCTGAGTGAActgatttaaaatgcatttggagCTATACTAAAGGATAAAACTAGGAGGGAAAAATATCCCAATAGCTAAGGAGAAGAGTGGATTGAGGACCTGTGCCCGGCAACCATTTAGGGGCACTCTGTGACTCCctcttttctgcagaaagacACGAAAAAGGGTCCCATCACTTACTTGTCCTGCTGTTCTGCCACTGCCAGTCTGTCTGCATCTGGATCAGTGGCCACTACTACTTTTGcgttttctttctctgcaagtCTCAGTGACAACTCCTGGTGGGAGAAGAAGGGGGggagcaaaaaaccaaaacatgagagaaaataaacccacaGCCTTCCTACTTACATCTaacacacagcaaaagaaaatcccCCACGGACTGCCCACTGCATTAATACAGCTGAAAGCAGGTTCTCCCTGTTCTCTTCCTCAGCTGGTTTTTCCCCATAGAAATCtgatgaagaaacaaaaataccagCACAGATTCTCCTTCTTCAGGATTTGGGCATTTGACAGTAGAGAAGTCTGGGTCTGGATCTTTTTGCTCCGGTACCGGAATGGGGGGCTGAAATCCGAAGGCTTTGAAAGCCAACTGCACATAGTCATGTCCAACTCCATGGAAAGAGGTGTGAACAAACTTCAAACTGCTCTGCACATTTAGCTCCCTgaggaggaaagcagaactTCAGTAAGATTTCAGCTATTTAACAAGACTATTTTCCTGAGGGAAAGCAAAATAAGCTGTAATTCTTCCATGTACttttctgctgatttctgcATTAATGTCAAAGGAACCAGTGAAAGTGCTTGTTTGGACTTTCACTAGAAATTGCTGGGTTAAAGCTTCTGCtcctggaaaatgaaatatttacctTCTGCTGAAATAGATCAAAGTCTCCCAAGAATAAACTATTGATTTCTACATCAAACTCGAGCTCTCCCACCACTGTCGAAATGTTATTCTGGCTCTGCTTCACATCATTCATCCTCCTCCTTTTATTCTCATCTTCTGCCACACCTAACCTTCAGACTGAATCTTCTCACCTCTATTCTATGCATATGCACCTCACTTTTACTCTGAATTCCTGCATTTTATTCAGAACTCTTGAAGAATATTCACCTGCATCAAATGGTTTCTACTGGGGTGCTTCACTGTAGCTTAATTCCCCAAGGCAGCTGTTTATTCTCACCCAAATGGTTTAACCCTAAGGGTGGTGGACCCTTGAATATAATGACACATCAGAGAACACAGTGAAGTCTGCCTGCTGTCAGTTTTTCCACCTGCAACCCACAGCTTACTTAAAAACTTTATACAATACCTGTGATAGCAGATCTTTGTCAGATCCTCCATGTAGctgtcacagatttttttcagaggatCCTGTCTGAGGGGACTGGTGTCTACCAGATTTTCAT
This Corvus moneduloides isolate bCorMon1 chromosome 2, bCorMon1.pri, whole genome shotgun sequence DNA region includes the following protein-coding sequences:
- the PGM2L1 gene encoding glucose 1,6-bisphosphate synthase isoform X3 → MLVCENKGARLAKLTAAVLLAKDVLVYFFSTYVPTPFVPYAVQQLGAVAGVMITASHNRKEDNGYKVYWENGAQITSPHDKEIIKCIEECVEPWNGSWNENLVDTSPLRQDPLKKICDSYMEDLTKICYHRELNVQSSLKFVHTSFHGVGHDYVQLAFKAFGFQPPIPVPEQKDPDPDFSTVKCPNPEEGESVLELSLRLAEKENAKVVVATDPDADRLAVAEQQDNGCWKVFTGNELAALFGWWMFSRWKNCSQDADVSNVYMLATTVSSKILRAIALQEGFHFEETLPGFKWIGSRVKNLLDNGKEVLFAFEESIGFMCGTSVLDKDGVSAAVVIAEMATYLQGQSLSLAQKLVDIYETYGYHISKTSYFLCYDPPTIKRIFERLRNFDGPQSYPSCCGIYNILHVRDITTGYDSSQLNKKSVLPVSKSSQMITFTFQNGCVATLRTSGTEPKIKYYAEMCALPGRSDRSVLEEELQKLIEALIENFLEPDKNALTWRSA
- the PGM2L1 gene encoding glucose 1,6-bisphosphate synthase isoform X2, with protein sequence MGDCGAPGDVNSNVLVARSTGDAQLDKAVWQWLSWDKNQKTKEQIESLLQNGQHEELRDRLCCRLTFGTAGLRSAMGAGFCYINDLTVIQSTQGIYKYLERNFSDFKQRGFVVGYDTRGQVTSNCSSKKLAKLTAAVLLAKDVLVYFFSTYVPTPFVPYAVQQLGAVAGVMITASHNRKEDNGYKVYWENGAQITSPHDKEIIKCIEECVEPWNGSWNENLVDTSPLRQDPLKKICDSYMEDLTKICYHRELNVQSSLKFVHTSFHGVGHDYVQLAFKAFGFQPPIPVPEQKDPDPDFSTVKCPNPEEGESVLELSLRLAEKENAKVVVATDPDADRLAVAEQQDNGCWKVFTGNELAALFGWWMFSRWKNCSQDADVSNVYMLATTVSSKILRAIALQEGFHFEETLPGFKWIGSRVKNLLDNGKEVLFAFEESIGFMCGTSVLDKDGVSAAVVIAEMATYLQGQSLSLAQKLVDIYETYGYHISKTSYFLCYDPPTIKRIFERLRNFDGPQSYPSCCGIYNILHVRDITTGYDSSQLNKKSVLPVSKSSQMITFTFQNGCVATLRTSGTEPKIKYYAEMCALPGRSDRSVLEEELQKLIEALIENFLEPDKNALTWRSA
- the PGM2L1 gene encoding glucose 1,6-bisphosphate synthase isoform X1 — translated: MPRQAQCQREGSGTAGTDEEGQESVTGSVCRGKRRAPLSRPHKAPGIRLGRGAVAGPVGLGTGWWWPAAGLGGCGRWLCPGKGRRLAALPARPASLPAGSDAQSRLSLAAAQAGRAHENQKTKEQIESLLQNGQHEELRDRLCCRLTFGTAGLRSAMGAGFCYINDLTVIQSTQGIYKYLERNFSDFKQRGFVVGYDTRGQVTSNCSSKKLAKLTAAVLLAKDVLVYFFSTYVPTPFVPYAVQQLGAVAGVMITASHNRKEDNGYKVYWENGAQITSPHDKEIIKCIEECVEPWNGSWNENLVDTSPLRQDPLKKICDSYMEDLTKICYHRELNVQSSLKFVHTSFHGVGHDYVQLAFKAFGFQPPIPVPEQKDPDPDFSTVKCPNPEEGESVLELSLRLAEKENAKVVVATDPDADRLAVAEQQDNGCWKVFTGNELAALFGWWMFSRWKNCSQDADVSNVYMLATTVSSKILRAIALQEGFHFEETLPGFKWIGSRVKNLLDNGKEVLFAFEESIGFMCGTSVLDKDGVSAAVVIAEMATYLQGQSLSLAQKLVDIYETYGYHISKTSYFLCYDPPTIKRIFERLRNFDGPQSYPSCCGIYNILHVRDITTGYDSSQLNKKSVLPVSKSSQMITFTFQNGCVATLRTSGTEPKIKYYAEMCALPGRSDRSVLEEELQKLIEALIENFLEPDKNALTWRSA